Proteins encoded within one genomic window of Alosa alosa isolate M-15738 ecotype Scorff River chromosome 24, AALO_Geno_1.1, whole genome shotgun sequence:
- the LOC125289380 gene encoding uncharacterized protein LOC125289380 isoform X5, which translates to MPVSSPLCPTPALPSPLPSAISSPPPQNQVPISLLPGPVSASLSDTQTEYQRQLSTLTEEELSSSISPTEEKQMNLGRTESRGYERKREGDSVFGLEVVKAAKGPDSMTSMLPSSSKKSSLSELTYFELPKTRSDGPKTPPIEASLDPTSHPASPVSSSSVVVSASPLESKEAPNTSAFVLKPAHPSPPRSVSGQGAVVAPERDKAVLPLSVHQFPHSALLEGKELRDWREETQTGKDWKERREEKEQKVTFSSEREASKSIGDLEKPHSDWGPNTMVALLPSCPRVSSSPGLPSTMSHSTDEAQLEWTFDRKVLLEKPSKSISKVAILQASAPESLSKDEEEYADTKGVTYLSPSCPRESRIPGLPSTHMLMADSPRVVRDPNMVDLLITCPRVSNIPGIPSCQQMKVEEPKECLWSESKKPLCQPSCREKVLVFDSPGKAYEDKEARGHMVAIVPTCPQESRIPGFPSTPRPKVNPRVQMPSMIDILPTCPKSTHIPGLPTVMVSNETLSLKWPSEDIVFYKPFKGKPRILHFHDLGKFYHDMEMLKTMVVLVPTCPRKARNPGFPSVPRDPEKLHLSNAPSMVNILPTCPKSSGISGLPSRLHTGSGGWLTCNSLLWDKPLKRQASGIHHFSAGLLPLEKNVNMSNMRPSCPKTTRIPGCPSAPRPEICRAPSIVNLVPSCPKVSKIMGFPSIKALKAEQDMPWWYALDNKLFWAKQIKNTSTLFKPLPSGVTLSKEGGDIGRSMFKLAPTCPGQARVPGFPSAPKPELKRAPNMINCLPSCPKISRVPGIPSAKKLVEEFDIKGWPIREMPLWIKPFKRKPCEAISLQPAQYRPRDDSEREIIQSMPLLVPCCPRKASTPGFPSSPRPKVDNAPNIMNLLPSCPKVARIPGVPSIQMSQNEYAAMNWPLGVQPFCVKSRKNKSFESVLVLPVHYRTIKDQIIIRGMFYLAPNCPGKARNSGFPSAPRPQGFRAPTMASMIPSCPKSSRVHGLQSTQQSNTGCDAEIKWHADIKPLWEKPQDKDKSCLHILDCPAQYSSIKDKYFMRTMVSLVSSCPANASSSGFPSLQRLESRHLPGKASILPSHLPGTDTTKDKDIALVVDRSPCQNSLAPKPDSVNQPPKISEVMERLLASTPLGPSEDHISDYLSIASKSHIELPCEKLKTLSQPQDISSHKQTYPSEPDHPPLPAHITNDDKEANPVLISVPTLMKENTVFGGKYKRGDEGTIERGHIQCRMWHSTPDTPLILTVRERSGSMTALVPACPRTSSIPGFPSMQITSTGTGLGSCSVDKSTLWEKQSKALHVLQVDIPKEQRDMMTGMVNLGPSCPKRARTDGFPSVDSPKSVVCQVERAANMVNLTPSCPSVARVIGMPSIRNAYINETAWPVNKFPTWQKPLKRKTSVTILSTPFPQMSKRNKKMMKNMFAIVPSCPSASSIPGFPSARRTQKAQMPSMKSLFPSCPNKSNIAGIPSKLAQPADKPNVEWLNVRGDLWVRQPQKRPDLPRQIFVEDTKICSTMWALVPSCPIAASVPGFPSAPQHITDKHQIRKEPAMGNIAHACPKLSIVPGMPSQDETNVDQIPDKTVLWEKPPQMKSFAIEMLESGDKTIGKDMVSLVPSCPEVARHPGFPSAPRSHVNLEPNMVDILPCCPKIARVPGCPSIESAVASERPSDIQFFIWSKPLKDKLVGITGITCYSGPEYRNMYALVPSCPTKACAPGFPSAPQPKCWEMSNMINMTSSCPKISCAPGIPCTERLQTGPWLFINMPEWEKPFRSPQSLVQTSSVLESLPNESHIMQRMVSLAPICPRKACAQGFPSSPLPVAKKMPYMFSLLPSIPRVSGILGMPSSTMLIFDISHSKPWSVHSCTEVKKPLKERSAMITACQYDRETVANMFLLKPTCPIRATNPGLPSLCRPPVVEEHTSSALSPSCPKESCIPGIPSLLINQAQSQEAVSYKQLSLERPLRATQFGTALPYPITDNTEVYKDMVVLLPSCPRQARIPGFPSAPPPPKVDSESLACPEIAPNDQTENIVKVITEQSVVEDTDVSDLVTCEDIEDTGICIEVKQISDISFIGKPGSPAKGECKEDVVLVDNPSPSSAHDTADLSESGLVLDWEVLEAEDSSVEKEGGSSGLVKTIVDVFHKGYETVAAILHPSSPSPPHPTDMDNLKHFSSSVDPGDTDGLIQSKEEAMGASSYLGAEEAVTFPEAAESYMYHLSEGRSESALEDECWLVEGSGFSVMKKWPPLTEHDLYEINKEEEFSEVKEVEEKALCVDLLSQTKEKTSGQEADSGPSKVLEQSIPTLPVDTEEEQSKQMFLEQGPGHLSAKGAIVPSLLQPTTEETPLVSQRSPSTDGSVVDLVPPRRTKRKDSLNREAVQAVDSDTGNTERVALSSVGKLTPSQRSKKDKSEGSQSVETSAVESVSSMESFEGDRQQQVTLSLLEMVDGVSSKLAVEEKAPQTLDNKADSSKMPQVPTDEKEIEQPRTLDVSLPLPQTKKQLSAPISDDSVPLKTDALENKGTSKDIDTHSAEHNQTVPAALPTAEFVPPPRIKKETPSPLLTKDNSTSKAQSRDRSPAQKELVVPMRKRKGRSQSCKVSQVSGTETGRDMKLEISESDKSLDSEIRSTFNAQSRGRSPGPKDLVVPIRKKKGRSQSCEVSAVSGTGSWRETRLRTQESDKPPTKENRSSFLLTETTSTSNTQSRGRSPGPKDLVVPIRIKKGRSQSCEVAAVSGTGSWRETRLRTQESDKVPAEVSDQKKPDTDISEIISGVKMRKKPAELPVPMPRVIKRRSGSFLDDIPATDKEAWGKAITERLTNLPVPMPRLKKQLSGSFMDVASSHAESQSCAVEAAVEMVAKVREGLSNLPVPMPRAKKTPQWIFPG; encoded by the exons CTGCTTCCCTCTCTGACACGCAGACAG AGTACCAGAGACAGTTGAGCACACTGACAGAAGAGGAGCTCTCCAGTTCAATAAGTCCAA CGGAAGAAAAACAAATGAACCTTGGTCGCACAGAATCAAGAGGCTATGAGAGAAAACGGGAAGGCGACTCTGTGTTTGGACTGGAGGTTGTCAAGGCAGCAAAAGG ACCAGACAGTATGACATCTATGCTGCCATCTAGTTCAAAGAAATCCAGTCTCTCAGAATTGACATATTTTGAGCTGCCAAAAACACGAAGTGATGGCCCAAAGACACCTCCCATAGAAGCATCCCTTGACCCCACCTCTCACCCTGCCTCACCTGTGAGCTCATCATCAGTGGTGGTATCTGCTTCCCCACTAGAGTCTAAAGAGGCCCCCAACACCTCTGCATTTGTTTTGAAGCCAGCACATCCTTCACCCCCTAGGTCGGTCTCTGGACAGGGTGCTGTGGTTGCCCCAGAGAGAGACAAGGCAGTTCTTCCCCTGTCTGTGCACCAGTTTCCACATAGCGCTTTGTTAGAGGGAAAGGAGTTGAGAGACTGGAGAGAAGAAACACAGACAGGAAAAGATTGGAAAGAAAGGAGGGAAGAAAAAGAGCAGAAAGTTACTTTCTCTTCTGAGAGAGAAGCATCCAAGAGCATAGGGGATCTTGAAAAGCCTCACTCAGATTGGGG ACCTAATACCATGGTtgctttgctgccatcttgtcCAAGAGTCTCCAGTTCTCCTGGGTTGCCATCCACAATGAGCCATAGTACAGATGAGGCCCAACTTGAGTGGACATTTGATAGGAAAGTGCTGTTGGAGAAGCCATCCAAAAGCATCTCCAAAGTTGCTATCCTTCAGGCCTCTGCACCAGAGAGCTTAAGCAAAGACGAAGAAGAGTATGCAGATACAAAAGGTGTGACATACTTATCACCAAGTTGTCCAAGAGAATCTAGGATTCCAGGACTACCATCTACACACATGCTAATGGCAGATAGTCCAAGGGTTGTCAGAGATCCAAACATGGTGGATCTTCTTATAACCTGTCCAAGAGTATCTAATATTCCTGGTATTCCATCCTGTCAACAAATGAAGGTGGAGGAGCCAAAGGAATGCTTGTGGTCTGAAAGTAAGAAGCCATTATGTCAACCCAGTTGTAGAGAAAAGGTGTTGGTGTTTGATTCCCCAGGCAAAGCATATGAAGACAAAGAAGCCAGAGGGCATATGGTGGCTATAGTCCCAACTTGCCCCCAAGAAAGCAGAATTCCAGGTTTTCCATCTACACCAAGACCAAAAGTGAATCCAAGAGTTCAAATGCCAAGTATGATTGATATTTTACCAACATGCCCCAAATCCACACATATTCCAGGATTGCCAACTGTAATGGTCTCAAATGAAACACTGTCCTTGAAGTGGCCATCTGAAGATATTGTATTTTATAAACCATTTAAGGGAAAACCAAGGATCCTTCATTTTCATGACCTTGGTAAATTCTATCATGATATGGAAATGTTAAAAACTATGGTGGTTCTGGTGCCAACTTGTCCAAGAAAAGCTAGAAACCCTGGTTTTCCATCTGTTCCAAGAGACCCAGAAAAGCTACACCTAAGTAATGCTCCAAGCATGGTTAATATTTTACCAACTTGTCCCAAATCCTCAGGCATTTCTGGGCTACCTTCAAGATTACATACAGGCTCTGGTGGCTGGTTGACATGTAACTCATTGTTGTGGGATAAGCCATTGAAGAGACAAGCATCTGGGATACACCACTTTTCAGCAGGCCTCTTGCCCTTGGAGAAAAATGTTAACATGTCAAACATGAGGCCATCTTGTCCCAAAACTACAAGGATACCTGGTTGTCCTTCAGCACCACGGCCTGAAATATGCAGGGCTCCTAGTATAGTGAACCTTGTGCCCTCGTGCCCGAAAGTTTCTAAAATTATGGGCTTCCCATCAATCAAGGCTCTTAAGGCAGAACAAGATATGCCATGGTGGTACGCATTGGACAATAAACTTTTTTGGGCCAAACAAATAAAGAACACATCCACATTATTTAAACCTTTACCTTCAGGAGTAACATTATCAAAAGAAGGTGGAGATATTGGAAGATCCATGTTTAAACTGGCCCCCACCTGCCCAGGACAAGCAAGAGTGCCTGGTTTCCCATCTGCACCAAAGCCTGAATTGAAAAGGGCCCCAAATATGATAAATTGTTTACCATCCTGTCCAAAGATATCGCGGGTCCCTGGAATACCATCTGCCAAAAAGTTAGTGGAAGAGTTTGATATCAAAGGTTGGCCTATCAGGGAGATGCCATTATGGATCAAACCTTTCAAAAGGAAGCCATGTGAAGCCATAAGTTTGCAACCTGCACAGTATAGACCAAGAGATGATTCTGAAAGGGAGATAATACAAAGTATGCCACTCCTGGTACCATGTTGCCCAAGAAAAGCATCAACACCTGGGTTTCCATCATCACCAAGGCCAAAGGTGGACAACGCTCCAAACATTATGAACCTCCTGCCGTCTTGTCCAAAAGTTGCCAGGATTCCGGGAGTACCGTCCATACAAATGTCCCAAAATGAGTACGCAGCAATGAATTGGCCATTAGGTGTTCAACCTTTTTGTGTTAAATCACGTAAGAACAAATCATTTGAGTCTGTTCTTGTTCTACCAGTTCATTACAGAACAATTAAAGATCAAATTATCATCAGAGGAATGTTCTACCTTGCACCAAATTGTCCAGGAAAAGCCAGAAATTCTGGTTTTCCATCAGCTCCAAGACCCCAAGGGTTCAGGGCACCTACTATGGCCAGTATGATTCCATCATGTCCAAAGTCTTCAAGGGTCCATGGTCTACAATCCACTCAACAATCAAACACAGGTTGTGATGCAGAGATTAAATGGCATGCAGATATAAAACCATTGTGGGAAAAACCACAGGACAAGGACAAGTCATGCCTGCATATACTGGACTGTCCAGCCCAATATAGCTCAATAAAGGACAAATATTTTATGAGAACCATGGTGTCCTTAGTGTCATCCTGTCCAGCAAATGCAAGTTCCTCTGGTTTTCCCTCTCTGCAAAGGTTAGAGTCCAGGCATTTGCCAGGCAAAGCAAGCATACTGCCATCTCACCTACCTGGCACGGACACAACAAAAGACAAAGATATTGCATTGGTTGTTGACAGGAGCCCATGTCAAAATTCTCTTGCTCCAAAGCCTGACTCAGTTAACCAGCCACCAAAGATCAGTGAGGTTATGGAAAGGTTATTGGCATCGACACCACTTGGACCAAGTGAAGATCACATTTCTGACTATCTTTCCATAGCCTCTAAAAGTCATATAGAACTACCTTGTGAAAAACTGAAAACTCTGTCACAGCCACAGGATATTAGTAGTCATAAACAAACATATCCATCTGAACCAGACCATCCACCTCTACCTGCCCATATTACAAATGATGATAAAGAAGCAAACCCAGTCTTAATCTCTGTACCAACCCTTATGAAGGAGAACACAGTCTTTGGGGGGAAATATAAAAGAGGAGATGAGGGCACTATCGAGAGAGG GCATATACAGTGCAGAATGTGGCACTCTACTCCAGATACACCATTAATTTTGACTGTTAGGGAAAG ATCTGGAAGTATGACTGCTTTGGTGCCAGCATGTCCAAGAACAAGCAGTATCCCAGGATTCCCGTCCATGCAAATCACTAGCACAGGCACAGGATTAGGGAGCTGCTCAGTTGACAAAAGCACATTGTGGGAGAAACAATCAAAGGCATTGCATGTCTTGCAAGTGGACATACCAAAAGAGCAAAGAGACATGATGACAGGGATGGTGAATTTAGGACCTTCTTGCCCAAAGAGGGCCAGAACAGATGGTTTTCCATCTGTAGACTCGCCAAAATCAGTGGTCTGTCAAGTCGAAAGGGCAGCAAATATGGTAAATCTCACACCATCTTGCCCAAGTGTAGCTAGAGTCATAGGAATGCCATCCATTAGGAATGCCTACATCAATGAGACAGCTTGGCCAGTTAACAAATTCCCCACATGGCAGAAACCTCTAAAGAGAAAAACATCAGTAACTATATTGTCCACACCATTCCCTCAAATGTCAAAACGAAACAAAAAAATGATGAAAAACATGTTTGCCATTGTTCCCTCATGTCCCTCAGCCTCAAGTATCCCTGGATTCCCATCAGCAAGGAGAACTCAGAAAGCACAAATGCCATCCATGAAGTCTCTGTTCCCATCATGCCCAAACAAATCTAATATTGCTGGTATCCCTTCAAAGTTAGCCCAGCCAGCAGACAAACCTAACGTTGAGTGGCTAAATGTCAGGGGAGATCTGTGGGTGAGGCAACCACAGAAGAGACCAGATTTACCCAGGCAGATATTTGTAGAGGACACAAAGATCTGTAGCACAATGTGGGCTCTGGTGCCATCCTGCCCCATTGCTGCCTCAGTCCCTGGTTTCCCTTCGGCACCTCAGCATATAACAGATAAGCATCAGATACGAAAAGAGCCTGCCATGGGAAATATTGCACATGCTTGCCCAAAGTTGTCTATAGTTCCTGGAATGCCATCTCAAGATGAGACTAATGTTGATCAGATTCCTGACAAAACTGTTCTATGGGAAAAGCCTCCTCAAATGAAGAGTTTTGCCATAGAAATGTTAGAGTCAGGTGATAAAACAATTGGTAAAGATATGGTGTCTTTGGTGCCTTCATGCCCAGAAGTTGCAAGACATCCTGGGTTTCCATCTGCCCCACGATCCCATGTTAATTTAGAGCCAAATATGGTGGATATTCTCCCATGTTGTCCAAAGATAGCAAGGGTTCCTGGTTGCCCATCCATAGAGAGTGCTGTGGCATCAGAAAGGCCTAGTGACATCCAGTTCTTCATTTGGAGCAAGCCATTAAAAGATAAGTTGGTAGGAATTACAGGTATTACTTGTTACTCAGGCCCAGAGTATAGAAATATGTATGCACTTGTGCCATCTTGCCCAACAAAAGCATGTGCTCCTGGGTTCCCATCAGCCCCACAACCCAAGTGTTGGGAAATGTCCAATATGATAAATATGACATCTTCTTGTCCAAAAATATCCTGTGCTCCCGGGATCCCTTGCACTGAGAGACTGCAGACTGGGCCGTGGCTTTTTATCAACATGCCAGAATGGGAGAAACCATTCAGAAGTCCGCAGTCATTGGTACAGACTTCCTCTGTCCTGGAAAGTTTGCCAAATGAAAGTCATATAATGCAAAGAATGGTATCTTTAGCACCAATATGCCCGAGAAAAGCTTGTGCTCAAGGTTTCCCCTCTTCCCCGCTACCAGTAGCTAAAAAGATGCCATATATGTTTTCCCTTCTTCCATCCATCCCAAGAGTCAGTGGCATACTGGGCATGCCCTCTTCAACTATGTTGATTTTTGACATAAGCCATTCAAAACCATGGTCAGTGCACTCATGTACAGAGGTCAAGAAACCACTGAAGGAGAGGTCTGCCATGATCACTGCCTGTCAGTATGATAGAGAGACTGTGGCAAACATGTTTCTCTTGAAACCAACATGTCCAATCAGGGCTACAAATCCTGGCCTTCCATCTTTATGTAGGCCCCCAGTAGTGGAGGAACATACATCGAGTGCGCTTTCTCCTTCATGCCCAAAGGAGTCTTGCATCCCTGGAATTCCCTCTTTACTGATAAACCAAGCTCAATCACAAGAAGCTGTATCATATAAGCAACTGTCACTGGAGAGACCTTTGAGGGCAACACAATTTGGAACTGCACTTCCCTATCCCATAACTGATAACACAGAGGTTTATAAAGATATGGTGGTCTTGCTACCATCTTGCCCAAGACAGGCAAGGATCCCTGGGTTCCCAtctgctcctcctccccctAAAGTGGACTCTGAAAGTCTAGCTTGCCCTGAGATAGCACCGAATGATCAAACTGAGAACATTGTTAAGGTTATCACTGAGCAAAGTGTAGTGGAGGATACAGACGTGTCGGACTTGGTGACATGCGAGGACATTGAAGACACTG GAATATGCATTGAAGTGAAGCAAATAAGTGATATTTCATTCATTGG CAAACCTGGTAGTCCAGCCAAAGGGGAATGTAAAGAGGATGTGGTCCTTGTAGACAACCCCTCCCCATCCTCTGCACATGACACTGCAGACCTCTCAGAGTCTGGGCTTGTGTTAGATTGGGAGGTGTTGGAAGCTGAGGACTCTTCTgtagaaaaagagggagggtcGTCAGGCCTTGTAAAGACGATAGTTGATGTCTTTCACAAAGG TTATGAGACTGTTGCTGCAATATTACATCCCTCAAGCCCATCACCTCCACATCCCACTGATATGGACAATCTCAAgcatttctcctcctctgtggaCCCCGGTGACACTGATGGACTTATTCAAAGCAAGGAGGAAGCAATGGGAGCATCATCATACCTTGGAGCAGAGGAAGCAGTGACGTTTCCTGAAGCTGCAGAGTCATATATGTACCATTtatctgagggcagatctgagTCGGCCTTAGAGGATGAGTGTTGGCTGGTTGAAGGTAGTGGTTTTAGTGTGATGAAGAAATGGCCTCCTCTAACAGAGCATGATCTCTATGAGATCAACAAAGAGGAGGAATTCTCTGAGGTGAAGGAAGTGGAAGAGAAAGCCTTGTGTGTGGACTTGCTGAGCCAAACTAAAGAGAAAACGTCAGGACAGGAGGCAGACTCTGGACCAAGTAAGGTATTGGAGCAGAGCATACCAACACTCCCTGTTGACACAGAGGAGGAACAAAGTAAACAGATGTTTCTGGAACAGGG TCCCGGGCACCTCAGTGCAAAAGGGGCTATTGTTCCTTCTCTTCTACAGCCCACCACTGAGGAGACTCCACTCGTCTCACAAAGGTCTCCCAGCACTGATGGATCAGTAGTCGATCTGGTTCCACCACGACGTACAAAGAGAAAAGACAGTTTAAACAGAGAGGCTGTACAGGCTGTTGATTCAGATACAGGGAACACTGAGAGGGTTGCTCTCTCTAGTGTTGGTAAACTCACTCCATCTCAGCGAAGCAAGAAGGACAAGTCAGAGGGTTCTCAAAGTGTAGAGACTTCTGCTGTTGAAAGTGTGTCTTCGATGGAGTCTTTTGAAGGTGATAGGCAGCAGCAGGTAACTTTGTCCTTACTGGAAATGGTAGATGGGGTTTCCTCTAAACTTGCTGTGGAGGAAAAAGCTCCTCAGACACTGGATAATAAAGCTGATTCATCTAAAATGCCTCAAGTGCCTACagatgagaaagagatagaacaACCTAGAACTTTAGATGTATCTCTCCCGTTGCCACAGACTAAAAAACAACTTAGTGCCCCTATCTCTGATGATTCTGTACCACTTAAAACAGATGCGCTGGAAAACAAGGGTACATCCAAAGACATTGACACTCATTCTGCTGAACACAATCAGACTGTACCTGCAGCTTTGCCAACTGCAGAATTTGTACCACCACCACGTATCAAGAAAGAAacaccctctcctcttctcactaAAGACAATTCTACCTCTAAAGCTCAGTCTAGAGACCGTTCACCAGCACAAAAAGAACTGGTGGTGCCCATGAGAAAAAGGAAGGGCAGGTCTCAATCATGCAAAGTATCCCAAGTAAGCGGTACTGAGACTGGGAGGGATATGAAGCTGGAGATCTCAGAGTCAGATAAATCTCTAGACTCAGAAATCAGGTCCACGTTTAATGCTCAGTCTAGGGGTCGATCACCAGGGCCGAAGGATCTGGTGGTGCCCATTCGAAAGAAGAAGGGCAGGTCTCAGTCATGCGAAGTCTCTGCAGTTAGTGGTACGGGAAGTTGGAGGGAGACAAGGCTAAGGACTCAAGAGTCAGATAAACCTCCAACCAAAGAAAACAGGTCGTCTTTTCTTCTCACAGAAACCACATCCACGTCTAACACTCAGTCTAGGGGTCGATCACCTGGGCCAAAGGACCTGGTGGTGCCCATTCGAATAAAAAAGGGCAGGTCTCAGTCATGCGAAGTCGCTGCAGTTAGTGGTACGGGAAGTTGGAGGGAGACAAGGCTAAGGACTCAAGAGTCAGATAAGGTTCCAGCCGAAGTATCGGATCAGAAGAAACCAGACACAGACATTTCTGAGATCATATCTGGAGTGAAGATGCGGAAGAAACCTGCAGAGCTGCCTGTTCCCATGCCCCGTGTTATCAAGCGCCGGAGCGGATCATTTCTAGATGACATTCCAGCAACGGACAAAGAGGCCTGGGGTAAGGCCATCACTGAGAGGCTAACAAACTTACCTGTTCCCATGCCTCGGCTGAAGAAGCAATTGAGTGGATCTTTCATGGATGTTGCCTCATCACATGCAGAATCTCAGTCATGTGCAGTGGAAGCAGCAGTGGAGATGGTGGCCAAGGTGAGAGAGGGCCTGTCAAATTTACCTGTCCCGATGCCTCGTGCTAAAAAAACGCCTCAGTGGATCTTTCCTGGATGA